One region of Sphingomonas abietis genomic DNA includes:
- the recJ gene encoding single-stranded-DNA-specific exonuclease RecJ translates to MTLAAPCGVTRSILGQPWRWRGLASDDGDAGFRPDALVDQLLMARGCPREALDSHRVPTIRGFMPDPSIFRDMDKAADRLADAVERQERVTIFGDYDVDGATSAALMIRLLRDLGLHAGAYIPDRLLEGYGPSADALVMLAEQGASLVVTVDCGAMAFEALQAAHDAGLDVIVVDHHKCATVLPVAHALVNPNRLDEGEGAAHGHLAAVGVAFLLGAALIRTLRARGWFATRAEPKLLELLDIVALGTVADVAQLKGLNRAFVAQGLKVMAGRRNIGLAALIEASRLTRNPTATDLGFALGPRINAGGRVGRADLGVRLLTTQDEGEARAIAAELNQFNEDRRAIEQAVREEAEAKLAGQGNRAVSVISGAGWHPGVIGIVASRIKERSGKPAIVVALDGGIGKGSGRSISGVDLGAAVLAAKDMGLLVAGGGHAMAAGLTIDEAKLDAFAEFLDERLAADVAIASDKRALLLDAVVGPGGVTPALVEALEAGGPYGAGWPGPRVAAGRVRVVKADVVGTGGHVRAIVAGDDGRSIKAMAFGSADTALGQALLGAGSTRKLWLAGRARIDDWAQRPSAELHVDDAAWAD, encoded by the coding sequence ATGACCCTTGCCGCACCCTGTGGAGTGACCCGTTCGATCCTCGGCCAGCCGTGGCGCTGGCGGGGCCTGGCCAGCGACGATGGCGATGCCGGCTTCCGGCCCGATGCGCTGGTCGATCAGCTGCTGATGGCGCGGGGTTGCCCGCGGGAGGCGCTCGACAGCCATCGCGTGCCGACCATCCGCGGCTTCATGCCCGATCCGTCGATCTTCCGCGACATGGACAAGGCCGCCGATCGTCTGGCCGATGCCGTGGAGCGCCAGGAGCGGGTGACGATCTTCGGCGACTATGACGTCGATGGGGCGACCTCGGCGGCGCTGATGATCCGCCTGCTGCGCGACCTCGGCCTCCATGCCGGCGCCTACATCCCCGATCGCCTGCTCGAAGGCTATGGCCCGTCGGCGGACGCGCTGGTGATGCTGGCCGAACAGGGCGCGAGCCTGGTCGTCACCGTCGATTGCGGTGCGATGGCGTTCGAGGCGCTGCAGGCCGCGCACGACGCCGGGCTCGACGTGATCGTGGTCGATCATCACAAATGCGCGACGGTGCTTCCCGTCGCCCACGCGCTGGTCAACCCGAACCGGCTCGACGAGGGCGAGGGCGCGGCGCATGGCCATCTCGCCGCCGTCGGCGTCGCCTTCCTGCTCGGCGCCGCGCTGATCCGCACCCTGCGCGCGCGGGGATGGTTTGCAACGCGTGCCGAACCGAAGCTGCTGGAGCTGCTCGATATCGTCGCGCTCGGCACGGTCGCCGACGTGGCGCAGCTGAAGGGACTCAACCGCGCGTTCGTGGCGCAGGGATTGAAGGTGATGGCGGGTCGTCGCAACATCGGCCTCGCCGCGCTGATCGAAGCCTCGCGCCTCACCCGGAACCCGACCGCGACCGATCTCGGTTTCGCGCTCGGCCCCCGGATCAACGCCGGCGGGCGGGTCGGCCGCGCCGATCTCGGCGTCCGCCTGCTGACCACGCAGGACGAGGGCGAGGCGCGCGCGATCGCCGCCGAGCTCAACCAGTTCAACGAGGATCGCCGTGCCATCGAGCAGGCGGTGCGCGAGGAGGCCGAGGCGAAGCTCGCCGGCCAGGGCAACCGCGCCGTTTCGGTGATTTCGGGTGCCGGCTGGCACCCCGGCGTGATCGGCATCGTCGCCAGCCGCATCAAGGAGCGTTCGGGCAAGCCGGCGATCGTCGTCGCGCTCGATGGCGGCATCGGCAAGGGATCGGGGCGCTCGATCTCGGGCGTCGATCTCGGCGCGGCGGTGCTCGCCGCCAAGGATATGGGCCTGCTGGTGGCGGGCGGCGGCCATGCGATGGCGGCGGGGCTGACCATCGACGAGGCCAAGCTCGATGCCTTCGCCGAATTTCTCGACGAGCGCCTCGCCGCCGATGTCGCGATCGCATCGGACAAGCGCGCGCTGTTGCTGGATGCGGTGGTCGGTCCGGGCGGCGTCACTCCAGCGCTGGTCGAGGCGCTGGAGGCGGGCGGCCCTTACGGCGCCGGCTGGCCCGGCCCGCGCGTCGCGGCGGGCCGGGTGCGGGTGGTGAAGGCCGATGTCGTCGGCACCGGCGGCCATGTCCGCGCGATCGTGGCCGGAGACGATGGCCGCTCGATCAAGGCGATGGCCTTTGGGTCGGCCGATACCGCGCTCGGCCAGGCGCTGCTCGGGGCGGGTTCGACGCGCAAGCTGTGGCTGGCCGGCCGGGCGCGGATCGATGACTGGGCGCAGCGTCCGTCGGCCGAACTGCATGTCGATGACGCCGCCTGGGCCGATTGA
- a CDS encoding bestrophin family protein: MIVTAVPRFKRIVTEIWRPLLLLFAWDVIVTATYYILPFKAPDLPLALFGSALALFLGFRSNSAYQRWWEGRILWGQMINASRSLARAARNFLPDPQALDMKRSIVLRQIAYVNALRCQLRRQPPDAEVLRFLSRGEADFALARTNVANGIVDGTGRRIDLARRNGWIDTIQQVSMERVLIDIANAQGGMERLKNTPLPNQYRFFPMLFTHLFCVFLPLGLVDALGFATPLGSTVAGFMFLTVLAIGDDLVDPFANTVHDVPLLAMCRTIEIDLLQAIGDDAPEPARPDGSCVLW; encoded by the coding sequence ATGATCGTCACTGCGGTTCCCCGCTTCAAACGGATCGTCACGGAGATCTGGCGGCCGCTCCTCCTGCTGTTCGCATGGGACGTGATCGTCACCGCGACTTATTATATCCTGCCGTTCAAGGCGCCGGACCTGCCGCTGGCGCTGTTCGGTTCGGCATTGGCGCTGTTCCTCGGCTTTCGGAGCAATTCGGCTTATCAGCGCTGGTGGGAGGGGCGCATCCTCTGGGGCCAGATGATCAATGCCAGCCGCAGCCTGGCGCGTGCGGCGCGCAATTTCCTGCCCGATCCGCAGGCGCTCGACATGAAGCGCAGCATCGTGCTGCGCCAGATCGCCTATGTGAACGCCCTGCGCTGCCAGCTGCGACGCCAGCCGCCCGATGCCGAAGTGCTCCGCTTCCTGTCCCGCGGCGAGGCTGATTTCGCGCTGGCGCGGACCAATGTGGCGAACGGCATTGTCGACGGCACCGGGCGACGCATCGACCTCGCGCGGCGCAACGGCTGGATCGACACCATCCAGCAGGTGTCCATGGAACGGGTGCTGATCGACATCGCCAACGCGCAGGGCGGCATGGAGCGTCTCAAGAACACGCCCTTGCCCAACCAATATCGTTTCTTCCCGATGCTGTTCACGCATCTCTTCTGCGTCTTCCTGCCGCTCGGTCTGGTCGATGCCTTGGGGTTCGCGACGCCGCTGGGCTCCACGGTCGCGGGATTCATGTTCCTCACCGTGCTGGCGATCGGCGACGATCTGGTCGATCCGTTCGCCAACACCGTCCACGATGTGCCGCTTCTCGCCATGTGCCGGACGATCGAGATCGATCTGCTCCAGGCGATCGGCGACGATGCGCCCGAGCCGGCACGACCGGACGGCAGCTGCGTTCTGTGGTGA